One Verrucomicrobiia bacterium genomic window carries:
- a CDS encoding DUF4160 domain-containing protein: MPKIFEKDGYRFFFYSNEHRPIHVHVRYGGGEAVFEVERRVDLRESQGLKVRELAKAEELAKEHRELIIKRWNERFN; this comes from the coding sequence ATGCCGAAGATTTTCGAGAAGGACGGCTACAGATTCTTTTTTTACAGCAATGAACACCGTCCCATTCACGTTCACGTTCGGTATGGTGGTGGAGAAGCCGTGTTTGAGGTAGAGCGGCGAGTAGATCTGCGCGAATCGCAGGGACTTAAGGTGCGGGAGTTGGCGAAAGCGGAGGAGCTTGCAAAGGAGCATCGCGAGCTTATTATTAAACGGTGGAATGAGCGTTTTAACTGA
- a CDS encoding DUF2442 domain-containing protein: MSVLTDSARRAVFQDGQIIIAMESGAEIRFPVAENPRLACGTSEQLSRIEISPYGIHWPELDEDLSLRGLLRGDYGQHQNIAPKRGADRGQPS, from the coding sequence ATGAGCGTTTTAACTGATAGTGCGCGCAGAGCCGTCTTCCAGGATGGCCAGATTATTATCGCGATGGAGAGCGGGGCGGAGATTCGTTTCCCCGTGGCCGAGAACCCGCGCCTGGCGTGTGGTACATCGGAGCAGTTGAGCCGGATCGAGATTTCACCGTATGGCATTCACTGGCCCGAGCTCGATGAGGACCTCTCCTTGCGAGGATTGTTGAGAGGCGACTACGGACAGCATCAGAATATCGCCCCAAAGCGTGGAGCCGACAGGGGGCAGCCGTCGTGA
- a CDS encoding SHOCT domain-containing protein, translating into MKPKLSKSMRLVAAAGFMGLLLSGCAWQIGGDKKGTNVVQTTRGQELIDLKKALDQGAITQDEYQAQRQKIIQR; encoded by the coding sequence ATGAAACCGAAATTATCAAAATCGATGCGCTTGGTTGCAGCCGCAGGCTTCATGGGCCTTCTGCTCTCCGGATGTGCATGGCAAATCGGCGGCGACAAAAAGGGAACCAATGTCGTGCAAACGACTCGTGGCCAGGAGTTGATTGACCTCAAGAAGGCCCTCGACCAGGGTGCTATTACCCAGGATGAGTACCAGGCGCAAAGGCAGAAGATAATCCAACGGTAA
- a CDS encoding alpha-L-fucosidase produces the protein MKQLPIIVSAGCLWLAAPFLDAQPFPIPPKNSPKLEWWRDSMKTHDARIAWWRDARFGMFIHWGVYSSLGNEFHGRKGGTYAEHIQRVLKIPIAAYRKEVAGNFNPTNFNAEAWVRAAKDAGMGYMIITAKHHDGFAMWPSAVSPYNITNCTPFKRDPMAELSAACRKYGLRFGFYYSQAFDWSDENAPGNDWDYHNPGGDKLIGGRRWWETTPEFLPKARKYVDQKAIPQLQELIRRYDPDILWFDTSSKLPESENLRIMRAVRAASARVVINGRLVRGLGDYSSTADRPADFAPHEADWEGIPTTNESYGWNRFDHSHKPPSHFIRLLAKAAARGGNILMNVGPMGDGRMDPKDLAILDGIGAWWKLNGESIRGTTRSPLAVQSWGESTLKGNTLYLHVFDWPASGKLVVGGLMSAVKTAHVLSASPCGPLTISRLNPLDLTITGLPAAPPEQADSVIALECTGEIQSDPRRLLQPAMGSETLRVFDAVLHGKALKFGPGKTRDAHVTGWTNPGECITWPARINEPAVYEVSVTYDAQEQSAGKWFTVEFGSQVLKGQITPGAIQTTALGRVSLKPGRVEIKLSTQENSEAELMQPRLVILKTLGR, from the coding sequence ATGAAACAGCTCCCTATCATTGTATCCGCCGGGTGCTTGTGGCTGGCAGCGCCCTTCCTCGATGCGCAGCCGTTCCCGATTCCGCCAAAGAACAGCCCGAAGCTGGAGTGGTGGCGCGATTCGATGAAAACCCATGATGCGCGCATCGCCTGGTGGCGCGATGCCCGCTTCGGCATGTTCATCCATTGGGGTGTTTACTCTTCTTTGGGCAATGAATTCCACGGACGCAAAGGCGGCACTTATGCCGAGCACATCCAAAGGGTCTTGAAGATTCCTATCGCTGCGTATCGAAAAGAGGTCGCCGGGAACTTTAATCCAACGAATTTTAACGCCGAGGCCTGGGTTCGAGCGGCAAAAGACGCCGGCATGGGGTATATGATTATTACAGCAAAGCATCACGACGGTTTTGCCATGTGGCCTTCGGCAGTCAGCCCCTATAATATCACCAATTGCACTCCTTTTAAACGTGACCCCATGGCCGAATTGAGCGCGGCGTGCCGCAAATACGGCTTAAGGTTCGGCTTTTACTATTCTCAGGCATTTGATTGGAGTGACGAAAACGCCCCAGGCAACGATTGGGATTACCACAATCCCGGCGGCGATAAGCTGATTGGCGGGCGGCGCTGGTGGGAGACGACTCCCGAGTTCCTCCCGAAGGCCAGAAAGTACGTCGATCAAAAAGCCATTCCCCAATTGCAGGAATTGATAAGGCGCTACGACCCGGACATTCTCTGGTTCGACACCTCGAGCAAGCTGCCTGAATCGGAGAATCTGCGCATCATGCGAGCCGTGCGCGCAGCCAGCGCGCGTGTGGTGATTAATGGACGCCTGGTGCGCGGGTTGGGCGATTACTCCTCGACCGCCGATCGTCCGGCGGATTTCGCGCCCCACGAGGCCGATTGGGAGGGCATTCCCACCACCAACGAATCCTATGGCTGGAACCGCTTCGACCATTCACACAAGCCGCCTTCCCATTTCATCCGGCTGCTCGCCAAAGCCGCTGCGCGCGGCGGCAACATCCTGATGAATGTGGGGCCGATGGGTGATGGCCGGATGGACCCAAAAGACCTGGCGATTCTCGATGGGATTGGGGCATGGTGGAAGCTAAACGGTGAATCGATCCGCGGCACAACGCGCTCTCCACTGGCGGTGCAATCTTGGGGCGAATCGACCCTCAAGGGCAATACCCTTTACCTCCATGTCTTTGACTGGCCTGCGAGCGGCAAACTGGTTGTCGGCGGGTTAATGTCCGCCGTAAAAACCGCGCACGTACTCTCAGCCTCCCCCTGTGGCCCGCTTACCATCAGCCGGCTCAATCCCCTCGACCTCACCATCACAGGCCTTCCAGCGGCCCCGCCAGAGCAGGCCGATTCCGTCATTGCGCTGGAATGCACGGGCGAGATTCAATCTGACCCCAGGCGCCTCCTCCAACCGGCAATGGGCTCCGAAACCCTTCGCGTCTTCGACGCCGTGTTGCACGGAAAAGCTTTGAAGTTCGGCCCAGGCAAGACGCGGGACGCACACGTGACGGGCTGGACCAACCCGGGCGAATGCATTACCTGGCCCGCGCGCATAAATGAGCCTGCCGTCTATGAGGTCTCCGTGACCTACGATGCTCAGGAACAATCCGCCGGCAAATGGTTCACGGTGGAATTCGGGTCGCAGGTGCTCAAGGGGCAAATTACTCCCGGAGCAATTCAAACCACGGCATTGGGCCGGGTTTCACTCAAACCAGGCCGCGTCGAGATCAAACTTTCGACCCAGGAGAATAGCGAAGCCGAGTTGATGCAACCGCGATTGGTAATCCTGAAAACGCTCGGGCGATAG
- a CDS encoding tetratricopeptide repeat protein, producing the protein MKLATVASLVLVGEAVLASNTDVTFNKDIAPIVFAHCSICHRPGESGPFALLSFRDVEKRARQIAQVTRSRYMPPWLPAGARGEFVGDRRLTGEQVELFARWFQAGAPEGAPSQLPPLPRFVGGWQLGKPDLVVRMPRPFTLAADGRDVYRNFVIPVPLKVPRYVRAVEFRPDNLRIVHHAFVKVDTSGQAGSFDGADGQPGFDGMNLPNSVRTPDGYFLGYQPGKMPSSEPPGYGWTLKPGEDLVVQAHLRPTGKPETIQAQVGLFFTDTPPTNTTMILVLTSLNIDIPAGNNAWVLEDQFVLPVDVEVLSVLPHAHYLGKRLEGFARRTDGSIQPLLTIPDWDFNWQGDYRYAHPVHLPAGTELGMHFTYDNSTANPRNPNQPPKEVLYGPQTTDEMGELWFQVRLNNPGDGARLKEAYNQKNQQLIRRYAEFRLARNPRDARARTELGFAQWAAGQTTEALETLREACADDPKYDQPHYYRGVIYRTQNLLTRARTELEAAIRLNPRNARAFGNLAFLFLDLGDLDQAEKKIRQALLLDPTDALARETLQRIERLRAAPEAATK; encoded by the coding sequence GTGAAGCTGGCTACGGTTGCATCATTGGTTCTGGTTGGCGAGGCAGTGCTCGCCTCCAACACGGATGTCACTTTTAATAAGGATATCGCTCCGATTGTGTTCGCGCATTGTTCGATCTGCCATCGGCCAGGTGAATCGGGACCCTTTGCGCTCTTGAGCTTTCGTGATGTCGAGAAGCGGGCGAGGCAAATCGCGCAGGTGACCCGGAGCCGTTACATGCCTCCGTGGCTGCCAGCCGGCGCGAGGGGAGAATTTGTGGGAGACCGCCGGCTAACCGGGGAGCAGGTCGAATTGTTTGCGCGCTGGTTCCAAGCCGGTGCGCCGGAGGGCGCGCCGTCGCAGCTACCGCCGCTTCCTCGATTTGTGGGAGGTTGGCAATTGGGCAAGCCCGATTTGGTTGTCCGGATGCCGCGCCCATTCACGCTTGCCGCCGATGGGCGCGACGTTTACCGAAACTTTGTTATCCCAGTTCCCCTCAAGGTTCCCCGGTATGTGCGCGCGGTCGAGTTTCGTCCGGACAATCTTCGGATCGTTCACCATGCTTTTGTAAAAGTGGACACATCAGGGCAGGCGGGGAGCTTCGATGGCGCGGATGGCCAACCCGGGTTTGACGGAATGAATTTGCCCAACAGCGTCCGAACCCCTGATGGCTATTTTCTGGGCTATCAGCCGGGCAAGATGCCGTCCTCCGAGCCGCCAGGGTATGGCTGGACACTTAAGCCTGGCGAGGACCTGGTGGTGCAGGCGCATTTGAGGCCGACGGGAAAACCTGAGACGATCCAGGCGCAGGTCGGGCTCTTCTTCACAGATACGCCCCCCACCAATACAACCATGATCCTTGTCCTGACTTCGCTCAACATCGATATCCCTGCCGGCAATAACGCCTGGGTTTTGGAAGACCAATTCGTCCTGCCGGTCGATGTCGAGGTTCTTTCGGTTTTGCCCCATGCCCATTACCTTGGCAAACGACTCGAGGGCTTCGCGCGTCGAACCGACGGCAGCATTCAGCCGCTGCTGACTATCCCCGACTGGGACTTCAACTGGCAAGGCGACTATCGCTATGCCCATCCAGTGCATTTGCCCGCCGGGACAGAGCTTGGGATGCACTTTACCTATGACAATTCAACCGCGAACCCCAGAAACCCAAACCAGCCCCCCAAAGAGGTTCTCTACGGTCCGCAGACAACCGATGAAATGGGCGAGCTTTGGTTCCAAGTCCGGCTCAATAATCCGGGCGACGGCGCGCGGCTCAAGGAAGCTTACAACCAGAAAAACCAACAGCTCATTCGACGTTACGCCGAGTTTCGGCTGGCCCGCAACCCGCGCGATGCTCGCGCGCGCACCGAACTGGGTTTCGCACAATGGGCTGCCGGCCAAACGACCGAAGCCCTTGAGACCCTCAGAGAGGCCTGCGCCGACGACCCCAAGTACGACCAGCCTCATTATTACAGGGGAGTCATCTACCGCACCCAAAACCTCCTGACCCGCGCCCGCACTGAGCTGGAGGCGGCTATTCGCCTCAACCCAAGAAACGCGCGCGCTTTTGGCAACCTCGCTTTCTTGTTTCTGGACCTGGGCGACCTCGATCAGGCGGAGAAAAAAATCCGGCAGGCCCTTCTGCTGGACCCCACCGACGCTCTGGCGCGTGAAACCTTGCAGCGAATCGAGCGTCTTCGCGCCGCACCTGAGGCGGCCACCAAATGA
- a CDS encoding Ig-like domain-containing protein, whose product MNTRILATLAPIAGSFLILTAAATAQPVRVFGPPARGTARPPLWMNLNPQARPNSSTGTAAPPYTPKQVSSAYGFNQVYASGFDGTGQVIGIVDAYDDSANIQNDLNYFCNQFGLPPTTVQIIYAQGAKPSANTGWQQEESLDVEWAHAIAPGAKILLVEAYNNSTAYLLQAAQVAVQNGATVVSMSWGGGESSGETSSDAYFTSNAVTYVASAGDSGESTGVEWPAASPNVIGVGGTTLVINSDGTYGSESAWASSGGGISTIEPLPSWQTGWSSYLGNLRGVPDVSYLADPNYGVYVRYHGGWYEFGGTSVGAPQWAALVALANEQRGAGLPTPGQAIYSIANNGQVNGLYTINPNYFHDVTSGNNGGDPDDQGIFGYDLVTGVGSPLAGSLVPALATWGAAPPTPDFSLSITPSSATVSATGGQTNYTVTVTPLSGFSGTVDLSLASMPSGVTPSWTATQVDATATVATTLTLTVAPGTSVGSYGFSVTGTSTTPSLTHQASATLAVANTPTTMTVSSISYSTSGRRNSNLNITLTVVDSTGNPVSGASVSITLDLNGSPYASGTASTGSNGQVTLQLTNAHRGTYHTVVTSVTASGLTWDNGYPTANSFYDRY is encoded by the coding sequence ATGAACACAAGAATCCTGGCCACCCTTGCGCCCATTGCGGGCAGTTTTCTCATCCTCACCGCCGCTGCCACCGCTCAGCCGGTGCGCGTTTTTGGCCCGCCGGCGCGGGGCACCGCGCGGCCACCGCTTTGGATGAACTTGAATCCCCAGGCCCGGCCCAACAGTTCCACCGGCACGGCCGCGCCGCCTTACACGCCGAAGCAAGTCAGCAGCGCCTACGGCTTCAACCAGGTGTACGCGAGCGGATTCGACGGCACCGGCCAGGTCATTGGGATCGTTGATGCCTACGATGACAGCGCGAATATTCAGAACGACCTGAACTATTTCTGCAATCAGTTCGGACTCCCGCCGACCACCGTTCAAATTATTTACGCGCAAGGGGCCAAACCTTCGGCCAACACGGGCTGGCAACAGGAAGAGTCGCTGGATGTCGAATGGGCCCATGCCATAGCCCCCGGCGCCAAGATTTTGCTGGTCGAGGCCTACAACAACAGCACGGCTTACCTGCTCCAGGCGGCCCAGGTCGCGGTGCAGAACGGGGCAACCGTCGTTTCCATGAGTTGGGGTGGCGGAGAATCCTCGGGCGAGACTTCTTCGGATGCTTATTTCACTTCAAATGCCGTCACCTACGTTGCGTCGGCAGGTGATAGCGGTGAGAGCACCGGTGTGGAATGGCCTGCCGCCTCGCCCAACGTGATCGGGGTCGGCGGAACAACGCTCGTCATCAACTCGGACGGTACTTACGGCTCCGAATCCGCCTGGGCCAGCAGCGGCGGGGGCATCAGCACAATCGAACCGCTCCCTTCCTGGCAAACCGGCTGGAGCAGCTACCTGGGCAACCTTCGCGGCGTGCCGGATGTGAGTTACCTGGCCGACCCCAACTATGGGGTTTATGTTCGGTACCATGGAGGGTGGTATGAATTCGGTGGCACCAGCGTCGGCGCGCCCCAGTGGGCCGCGTTGGTCGCACTGGCTAATGAACAGCGTGGCGCGGGCCTGCCGACACCCGGCCAGGCCATCTACAGCATCGCGAATAATGGCCAGGTCAACGGCCTTTACACAATCAATCCGAATTACTTCCACGACGTCACCTCAGGCAACAATGGTGGCGACCCTGACGACCAGGGCATTTTCGGCTACGACCTCGTGACGGGTGTCGGTTCCCCCCTGGCCGGCAGCCTCGTGCCGGCCTTGGCCACGTGGGGCGCGGCGCCGCCCACGCCTGACTTCAGCCTTTCAATCACTCCCTCCTCCGCCACGGTTTCCGCCACCGGCGGTCAGACCAATTACACCGTCACCGTCACGCCTCTCAGCGGCTTTAGCGGTACGGTGGACCTTTCTTTAGCTTCCATGCCGTCGGGCGTCACACCGTCGTGGACGGCTACCCAGGTCGATGCCACTGCCACCGTAGCGACGACTCTGACACTCACGGTGGCCCCGGGCACTTCCGTAGGCTCCTATGGCTTCAGTGTCACCGGGACCTCGACTACGCCTTCGCTCACTCACCAGGCATCGGCGACTCTGGCAGTTGCCAACACGCCAACTACCATGACGGTTAGTTCCATTAGCTATTCGACCTCCGGACGGCGCAACTCCAATCTGAACATCACGTTAACAGTGGTCGATAGTACCGGCAATCCGGTGTCGGGCGCCTCAGTGTCGATCACGCTTGATCTGAACGGCTCGCCCTATGCGAGCGGCACTGCGAGCACCGGGTCCAATGGTCAGGTTACGTTG